The nucleotide window TGGATCACCCCGTTAGCGGAGACGAGCCGCGTGTCGCGCGGTTTCAGGGCGATGAACAGGCGGCCGGTATTGGTGGTGCGGCTTGCCCCCGTGGCGCCGGCGGTGAACACCACATAGTCCACGTCCGGGTCGCCGCGCACGGCTTCGGCCACCTGCTTCTGCCGCACCACCATGGCGTCGAAGGATGAGTCGGTGGCTGCCTCCACCGTGCCGGTGATGAAACCGTTGTCTTCCTGCGGGAAGAAGCCCTTGGGGATGATGATGTAGAGGTAGACCGACAGCACCACGGTGGCGAGCGTCACCACCAGCATGAACGGGCGGTGGCGCAGCACGAAGTCGAGGCTCACCCGGTAGGCGCCGAGCCAGGCATCGAACATGCGCTCGGTGATGCGGAAGAAGGCGGACGGCTTCTTCGCGTGGTCCGGCGCCTTCATCACGCGGGCGCACAGCATGGGCGTCAGGGTCAGCGAGACGAAGCCCGAGACCAGGATGGCCACCGAGATGGTGACCGCGAATTCCCGGAACACCCGGCCCACCACCCCGCCCATGAACAGCACCGGGATGAACACCGCCACCAGCGACAGGGTCATGGAGATGATGGTGAAGCCGATCTCCCGCGAGCCGCGGATGGCGGCGCGGAACGGCTTTTCGCCGTTCTCCACGTGGCGGTAGATGTTCTCCAGCACCACGATGGCGTCGTCCACCACGAAGCCCACGCACAGCGTCAGCGCCAGCAGCGTCATGTTGTTGATGGAGAAGCCCAGCAGCCACATCACCGCGAAGGTGGAGACGATGGAGATGGGCAGCGCCAGCGAGGGAATGATGGTGGCGCGCACGTTGCGCAGGAACAGGAAAATCACCAGCACCACGAGGACGATGGCCTCAAACAGGGTCTTCTGCACGTCGGCCACCGCGTCGCGGATGGAGACCGAGCGGTCCATGAAGGTGTCGATGTTGACCGAGGCCGGCAGCTGGGCGCGGAACGAGGGCAGCCGCGCACGCACCGCGTCCACCACACTCACGGTGTTGGCGTCGGGTTGGCGCACCACGGCGAGGATGATGGCACGGGTGTCGTTGAACCAGCTCGCCACCCGCTCGTTCTCGACGCCGTCGGAGATGGTGGCGATCTCCTCCAGCCGCACCGGCGCGCCGTTGCGCCAGGCCACCACGATGCGCCGGAACTGGGTCGCATCCGCCTTCGTGGAGCCCATGTCGATGGTCTGCGACTGCTTGGGGCCGGAGATGATTCCCAGCGGGGTGTTGGAGGCGGCGGCCGAAACCGCGCCCTGGATGTCTTCCGCCGAGATGTTGCGCGCGCCGGCGGCGGCGGGATCGACGCGGATGCGCACGGCATATTTCTGGGTGCCGTAGATCTGCACCTGCGCCACGCCGGGCAGCTGGGAAATCTGCTGGCCGATGAGGGTGTCGGCATATTCGTTCACCGCCGACAGCGGCAGGGTGTCGGACGAGACCACCAGCAGCAGCACCGGCGCGTCGGCTGGATTGACCTTCCGGAAGCTGGGCGGGGTGGTCATCTCCTGCGGCAACTGGCGCTGCGCAACCGAAAGGGCCGATTGCACGTCGAGGGCGGCGGCGTCGATGTTGCGGTTCAGGTCGAACTGGACGGTGATGGAGCTGGAGCCCTGGGTACTCGACGAGGTGAGCGAGGAAATGCCGGCGATGGTGGCCAATTGGCGCTCGATGGGCGTCGCCACCGCCGTCGCCATGGTCTCGGGGCTGGCACCGGGCAGGGTCGCGGTGATGGTGATAGTGGGAAAATCCACCCGCGGCAGCGCCGCCACCGGCAGCTGGCGATAGGCGAACAGGCCCGCCACGATCAGCGACAGCATCATCAGCGTCGTCATGACGGGGCGGCGGATGCACAGTTCGGCGAACATGGCGGATCAGCTCCCGGCGGCAGGCTGCGCGGGGTTGCGCACGTTCACCCGGCTGCCGTTGCGCAGGGAGAGCTGGCCATCGGTGACCACCGTCTCGCCGCCGGAGAGCCCCCTGGTGATGACGGAGCGTCCCTCCACCGTGCGCGTGGTGGTGACCGGCCTCACCCTGGCGATGCCGTCCTCCACCACGAACACGAAGGTGCCATCCTGCCCGTTCTGCACCGCCTCGCTGGGCACGGCGACGATGTCGGACTCCATCCGCAGCGTCACGGTGACGGCGCCGAGCGTGCCCGGCCACAGCCGCTCGTCCGCATTGGCAAAGATGGCGCGGGCGGTGAGGGTCCCGGTCTGCGGGTCCACCGTATTGTCGATCACCGCCACCCTGCCGTCGGAGATGGTCTCGCCCGAACCCTGGAGGGTGATGGAGACGTTGGCGTCCTGGGCCGCGCGCAGGTCGGCGATGTAGCGTTCCGGCAGGCCGAAGGCGACATAGATGGGCTTCAGCTGGCGCACCGTGGCGAGGATGTCGTCCACGCGGATCACCGCGCCGGGCCGGGCCGCCGCAACGCCGATGCGACCGGAAGCCGGGGAGCGGATGTCGTAATAGCCGCGCTGGACCTTGAGCGACTGCAGGTTGGCCTCGTCCTGCGCCACGGTGGCTTTCTGCACGTCGGCAGTGGTCTTGGCGTCGTCCACTTGCACCTGGGAGACCGCGTTGCGCGCGGCAAGGCCGGTGTAGCGCTCCACGTCGCGCCGGGTCTTCTCCAGTTGCACCTTGTCACGGGCCAGCGTCGCCTCGGACTGGCGGATCTCGGCGTCAATGACGCGGGAATCGAGGGCGAAGAGCAGGTCGCCCTCCTTCACGAAGGCGCCGTCGGCAAAGCCGACCTTTTCCACCGCCGCCGCCACGCGCGAGCGGATGGGCACGGTGACCATGGATTCCACGGTGCCCAGCGCCTCCACCCGGACCGGAAGGGCCGTGCGCTCGGCCTTGGCGGCCAGCACGGCGACGACCCGGCTCGGCGCGCCCTGCGGCTTTGGCGCCGCGGCGCTGGCCCACGGCTTCCTGTCCCACGCCCAGGCGCCCGCGCCGAGCGCGGCAAGACACAGGACAGCCAAGAAAATCCGTCGTCTACGCGTTCCCGTCTCGGCGGACATGCAAACCTCGATCGACCCAACGCCGAAGCCGGAGGCCATCAGGATCGCTCGACCCGATCGGCACCCCGCCTCCCGCCTTCCTGAAACCGTCTTTCCGCTCCGATTGCGACACAATCCGAACGGACGGGGTGCCTGACCCTGGCTCCCATGCCGCAAGGCAACACTAAATCGATCTTTGGGTCCAATTAAGGATTGGTCAGATCCGCGCCCGGCATGCCATGGCCCCATGACGCAGTCGTGATCCCGCGCCAGCTTCAGCGCAGCAGCGGCACCTTGGCCAGCCGCTCCAGCGCGCGGTCGATGGTCTCGTCGCGCTTGGCGAAGCAGAAGCGCACCACGCTCTTCACCGCGTCCTGCGCATAGAAGGCCGAGACCGGGATGGTCGCGACCCCGTGGGTACGCACCAGATCGAGGCAGAAGGCCTCGTCGTCCGCGGCATTGGTGTGGGCGGCAAGGTCGATGGAGAGGAAATAGGTGCCAGCGGAGGGCAGCACCGAAAAGCCGAGGCCCGCGAGCCCCTGCGCCAGCCGGTCGCGGGAGCGCTGGAGGTCGGCCCGCATGCCGGTGAAATAATCGTCCGCCTTGCCGAGCCCGTAGGCCACCGCCACCTGCAGATTGGGCGGCGTGGTGAAGGTGAGGAACTGGTGCGCCTTCGACAATACCTTCATCAGGGGCGGGGCGGCGAAGACGAGCCCGACCTTCCAGCCGGTCATACCGAAGATCTTGCCGGCGGAGGAAATCTTCACCGTGCGCTCGCGCATGCCCGGCAGGGCCATGAGCGAGGTGAAGGCGACGCCGTCGAAGATCACGTGCTCCCACACCTCGTCGCACACCGCATAGGCGTCGAACGCCACGCAGAATTCGGCCAGCAAGGCGAGATCCGCGCGGCTGTAGACGACGCCGGTGGGGTTCTGCGGATTGTTGAACAGCACCAGCTTGGTGCGCTCGGAGAAGGCGGCCGTCAGCGCCTCCCGCGTGATGCTCCAGGACGGCGGCTCGAGCCGCACCAGCCGGGGGATGCCGCCGGCCCGCTTCACCA belongs to Xanthobacter autotrophicus Py2 and includes:
- a CDS encoding efflux transporter, RND family, MFP subunit (TIGRFAM: efflux transporter, RND family, MFP subunit~PFAM: secretion protein HlyD family protein~KEGG: rpb:RPB_2757 secretion protein HlyD); translated protein: MSAETGTRRRRIFLAVLCLAALGAGAWAWDRKPWASAAAPKPQGAPSRVVAVLAAKAERTALPVRVEALGTVESMVTVPIRSRVAAAVEKVGFADGAFVKEGDLLFALDSRVIDAEIRQSEATLARDKVQLEKTRRDVERYTGLAARNAVSQVQVDDAKTTADVQKATVAQDEANLQSLKVQRGYYDIRSPASGRIGVAAARPGAVIRVDDILATVRQLKPIYVAFGLPERYIADLRAAQDANVSITLQGSGETISDGRVAVIDNTVDPQTGTLTARAIFANADERLWPGTLGAVTVTLRMESDIVAVPSEAVQNGQDGTFVFVVEDGIARVRPVTTTRTVEGRSVITRGLSGGETVVTDGQLSLRNGSRVNVRNPAQPAAGS
- a CDS encoding acriflavin resistance protein (PFAM: acriflavin resistance protein~KEGG: rpe:RPE_2624 acriflavin resistance protein): MFAELCIRRPVMTTLMMLSLIVAGLFAYRQLPVAALPRVDFPTITITATLPGASPETMATAVATPIERQLATIAGISSLTSSSTQGSSSITVQFDLNRNIDAAALDVQSALSVAQRQLPQEMTTPPSFRKVNPADAPVLLLVVSSDTLPLSAVNEYADTLIGQQISQLPGVAQVQIYGTQKYAVRIRVDPAAAGARNISAEDIQGAVSAAASNTPLGIISGPKQSQTIDMGSTKADATQFRRIVVAWRNGAPVRLEEIATISDGVENERVASWFNDTRAIILAVVRQPDANTVSVVDAVRARLPSFRAQLPASVNIDTFMDRSVSIRDAVADVQKTLFEAIVLVVLVIFLFLRNVRATIIPSLALPISIVSTFAVMWLLGFSINNMTLLALTLCVGFVVDDAIVVLENIYRHVENGEKPFRAAIRGSREIGFTIISMTLSLVAVFIPVLFMGGVVGRVFREFAVTISVAILVSGFVSLTLTPMLCARVMKAPDHAKKPSAFFRITERMFDAWLGAYRVSLDFVLRHRPFMLVVTLATVVLSVYLYIIIPKGFFPQEDNGFITGTVEAATDSSFDAMVVRQKQVAEAVRGDPDVDYVVFTAGATGASRTTNTGRLFIALKPRDTRLVSANGVIQNLRRRVAQVPGVNVFFQPVQNIAVGGVVSKSQFQYTLQSADTQTLFTVAKDMEQRLAALPGLRDVTSDLQISNPQLTIVLDKDKAAALGITEQQLRDALYTQFGTRQIATLYTPTNQFAIIAEVQPRFQREPGDIGRVYLRTSSGAVVPLETVANITRTVGPLSIQHQQQQPAVTISFNLAPGTALGQAVEQIDAAALDAALPASITTGFAGNAQVFQDSLSNQPLLILAAVVVIYIVLGILYESFIHPITILSGLPSAGIGALITLMVAGMELSVIAIIGIIMLVGIVKKNAIMMIDVALERRRAGAMAQDAIREAALLRFRPIMMTTLAAIFGVLPIALGAGAGSELRQPLGVAVVGGLLLSQLLTLYITPVIYLYLDRLDGVVHHAISGRHAEPAPKPVPDRIAAE
- a CDS encoding aminotransferase class I and II (PFAM: aminotransferase class V; aminotransferase class I and II~KEGG: nwi:Nwi_1240 hypothetical protein), which codes for MSLLSSPSARPARSLNPLYAELPTTIFEVMSQLARTHEAVNLGQGFPDDPGPEDVRRKAADAVVNGWNQYPPMMGLPELRAAAAAHYRHWQELELDPDAEVMVTSGATEALAGALLALIEPGDEVVLFQPLYDAYLPLVKRAGGIPRLVRLEPPSWSITREALTAAFSERTKLVLFNNPQNPTGVVYSRADLALLAEFCVAFDAYAVCDEVWEHVIFDGVAFTSLMALPGMRERTVKISSAGKIFGMTGWKVGLVFAAPPLMKVLSKAHQFLTFTTPPNLQVAVAYGLGKADDYFTGMRADLQRSRDRLAQGLAGLGFSVLPSAGTYFLSIDLAAHTNAADDEAFCLDLVRTHGVATIPVSAFYAQDAVKSVVRFCFAKRDETIDRALERLAKVPLLR